Sequence from the Bacillus sp. es.036 genome:
CCATCTTCGTCACCCTTTCAGAATCATTTCCTAATAAAATCGTAGCATCTGATACAGAAACGATATAGATAACCAGATTTTGATTAATAGGAAATACTTTATAAACAAGAAGACCATTTCGATAAACAACAAATAATTTATAGTATTTTTTTTAGAAAAGTCAATTAAACTATTTATCTCTTATGATTTAAGATAGCGAATTATGGGTAATGTCAATAAGTGATCTTTAAAGGAAAAATCACACTCTATGTAAACTCATGCCCTGATTAAAATCCGATGATTTTCTTAAACAGCGATCCTTGGATAAATCCATAGAAAATTTGGTGTTAATTATGATGGAAAAATGGGAAGAGTATAGATGGTTGCATGATGAAGTTTAGAATTAAAAGGAGTGGAAAAACATGAACAACAGTCAATTTGACAAAATCAAGAACGGAACAGGATTTATTGCAGCGCTTGATCAGAGTGGTGGAAGTACACCTAAGGCTCTTGCAGAATACGGTGTTCCTGAAGATTCCTACTCTAATGAAGAGGAAATGTTTGATCGTGTCCATCAGATGAGAACAAGAATCATTACTTCACCTGCTTTTAGTGGAGAGAAAATTCTTGGCGCTATCCTATTTGAACAAACGATGGATCGTGAAATTGAAGGCAAGTATACAGCTGACTATCTTGCAGATAAGGGGATTGTCCCTTTCCTAAAAGTAGATAAAGGACTAGCCGATCAAGAAAATGGCGTTCAGCTTATGAAACCAATTCATGATTTAGATGAAACGCTTGGTCGTGCAAGTGAACGTAAAATTTTCGGTACAAAAATGCGCTCGGTCATTCATGAGCCAAATGAAAGTAGTATCAAGGCTGTTGTAGAGCAGCAATTTGATATCGGTAAGCGAATACTTGGTGCTGATCTTATGCCAATTATTGAACCAGAAGTAAACATTCACAGTGAAGACAAAGAGAAATCAGAAGAAATTTTACGCGAGGAAATCCTAAAACAGCTTAATGATTTGTCAGAAGATCAAAATGTGATGCTTAAACTTTCGATTCCTACAAGAGCGAATGCGTATAAACAATTAATTGAGCACCCTCGTGTATTGCGCGTTGTTGCGCTATCAGGTGGGTATTCACGTGAGGAAGCGAACGAAAAGTTAAAAGAAAACGATGGTCTTATTGCAAGCTTCTCTAGAGCGCTTGCTGCTGATTTAAATGCTAATCAGTCTGATCAAGAATTTAACGATGCTTTACAGAGCGCAGTGGACTCTATTTACGACGCTTCCGTAAATAAAAAATAATAAGCTCTAAATGGAAGGGGTGAGGATACAACATGGTATCCTCACCCCTTCTTCATATTCACATGCCCTCTTTTCGATATTCGCCAGGTGTTTTACCAGTGGATTCTTTAAAAACCCGGCTAAAGTAATTCGGGCTTTTAAAACCTACATGACTTGCAATGGACTGAATGGATTCTTTTGTTGAGGTGAGAAGCTCTTTCGCTTTGTAGATACGTGTCGAACTTAGTATTTCACGAAACGATTGACCGTAATTTTGAGTTAATGTGTGACTTAAGTAAGCTGGATTACGAAGCACATGATCCGCTACTTCATTCAATGTAAGAGCGGGATTATGATAATGATCATCAATGTATGTTAAGGTTTCTTCGATGACATTTCTTTTTAAAGCAGGACGAGAGTCAACTGAATCATGTAGAAGATTCGTAAGAAATAAGATCAAATCTTGAACGATGCGATAAAGAATAGGACTGTATAAAATCGATTCAAATACCTCTTTATATAAGGCTTCACTTCGATTATCGGTCATTCCTTTACGAATCATAAATCGTCTTATTTGAGCAAGGATACTCGTTAAACGCGTTCGCAAAAGACCTGGCTCTGGATAAGGAGATTCCATGCCATAAAAGTGCTCGTACATCCAATTTTTCAATTCTTCGATTCGACTTTCCTCAAGCATATAAACCCAATGACGCTGTTCTGTTAACGTTAGAAAAGGGTCGATATCATGCCACTCCTCGTCTTGATTGGAATGAAGAACTTGTTGATAGCCAGTAAAAAAAGATATTTCCATCACCTTTCGTAATTTCATATAAATTTGATGCAAGGAATGGTCGGTCATTCCTTGATGCACTGCAATGACAATAGACTCTCCATTCATCTGTTCCCATTCACGTAAAAACCGCTGCGCCTGATGAATAGGTTCATGTATCAGTTGGTCAAAAACAAGGACAATTCGATCCGTTGTTGAGAACACAAGTGGCGTAGATGAAAAGTTAAACTGATCAATAAATTGGCGTAACTCACTGAGAAAGCTTCTTTCCTCCGTTTTCATTAAGTAAACCGGAGCGCGATAGGTCAATTGATCATCAATAAATAAGGATTTATACCAAAGTGTTTGGTGTGACTTTTCCCCTTTCTCTCTCCTTTTAAAATCCGCAACATTCCGAAAGGCTTTCTGTAAAGAGGTTTTTATTTCCAAAGGCGATAGCGGTTTCACGATCAAGTCTAATGCGCCGATTTCAATCGCTTCTGTGGCTTTTTCAAAAGTTGGCTCGGCTGTTACTGCAATCACTTCTGTAGTATAGCGATCAATAAACGTTTTCATTAGATTCCATTTATCCCGAGGGATCATGTCCAATTCAATAAAAAGGATGTCGGGTAATTCTTTTTCTAAAACCATCATAACCTCTGTCAACTGATTAACCGTTTCCACTGATGTAATAGGAAATGAATACTTTGAGATTAACCATTTCAATCCGATTAACTCCTGGGAATCACGATCTCCAACCACTAGTTTGTACATAAGTCATTTGCCCCTGCTTCCTTATTCCATTTTCGTTCACACAGAAGAGATTCTTTAGATGCCTCCTCTATCCACTTTTATTTTGTCAAAACAGATAAGAAACCTCAACATTTTTTCTTCCGTTCATTTACGTACCTAAACAAAAAAAGGACTTGCTATGCAGCAATGATCCTTATCTCGTTAGCGAGCCTTCTCTCCATTACCAAGTACAGCTGTAACGCCCCAAACCTTATCGTATGCCCCATATCCATTTAACCCAATATCGAGGTCATGGAAATAACGATGAAGTTTTTGAACATCTCCTGTTGTGCCATGTTCAATATAGTGTAAGGCAATGAATTTAATGTCCTGTAGGTCCTGATTGAGCTTTCCATCTTCCTCTTTGGAATAAGTATTAACGACTGACACTATTTCAATCGCTTTATCAGTTTGATCCGTATGATCGAGCTTTGATATTTCACCAAATCCAGTCGTTTGATTGTAAAACGCATGTGTCGAAGCAACAAAAGCATTCACATTATCATATGTGAGATCATTCGAAAGTGCTGACGCAATTTTTTCAATATCCTCATCCCCGTAATCTGGTCGATCCTCTATCGGAGGCGCAATCCATTCTTTACTCACAGAGAGAGCGCGTTCGTTAATTGAAAAGAGGATATAGATTGTAATGGCAAGACTCGCTATCGTCGCTAGACCAAGCAAAACGAATTTTGCTTTGGTAGTAATCAAAACATCGCCTCCCTTCTTATATTGAAAGAAACGTTGTCTTAACGCCACAAAAGCGATATCTCATCTCTGATTGATATCGCTTTTGTTTATACGGAATCAAAGAATCTCCTCACCTTAATGATCCCCAAAGGTTTCGGTTAACCCAAACGTATCCTCATGATCATAGTTGTTCAGAGCTTTGTCGAGATCATGAAAGTACCGATGTAGTGCTCGAACCTCAGTTGTTGTAAGGGTTTGGCTAGAAAGTTCCTTTATGGACAATAAGTCTTTTTTTAGATCTTCATGAGCTACCCCGTTTTCTAAAAATACATCAATATAGGCTACGGAAGCAGTGGCTTGACGCTCCTGTGCTTCTAGATCCATAGGTCGGTCAATCATTCCGTAGCCCGTTGTTCGATTGTAAAAAGCATGAAAATCCGCAACGAATTCTTCTACTTGCTCGTATTCTGCTGGGAAAGAAGCAGCAGATACTTGATACTCATTCTCCTTAATCTTTGTCCCATTTACCTCGGTGTGAAGTGAGAAAATATAAATATAGAGAGCCGCGAATGTTGCAGCAACGAGGAGACTGATTATGGAAAACATCACTTTCGCTTGATCCATTTCATCTTCCCCCATTCGAATTTCTCTCTACTCTAATTCTTTATTTAGCAAAACCGAAAATATTTTTGATTTTCGTAACGCCCCACTTCGGATCATGTGCTCTACTTTCGTCCCGGAAACGATCCTGCACAACCGCCATTAGTCTTTCTTCTCGCGCGGACATCTGTTCATCAGCAATTTGTCTTTCTTTTGTTACTTCAAATTGATAGAATTCACGTTCATCGACTGAGACATCAGCTAAGTGATCGATTTTCTTACCAATCGCATTTAATTCCATTTGGTTAATGGATGCGTGCGCGTCTGAAGCAGTGGCGATTTCTTCATGAACAATTTCATGAACTTGATGAACGATATCTTTTTCCAAGCGCTTAACGGTTTCATCCATACTAAGAAGTTTTTTTACTTCTTCCGATTCAACAAAAGAAACAATTTTGGATAAGGAAGTCTGAATATCTACCTGCTCAATAGGCTCGCTAGGCGGCGTTTTTTCTGCTTCCTTACCTTGTAGTTCTAACGTATTGATAATGACTTCATCAGCAGCATGACTTTCTTTCATGTTTTTAATTAATTGAAGGACTTCAATATCGCCAATTGTATACGTACGGGCATTGTTTTCATCACGTGGAATCGTTAGAAATGGCGCAAACTGTTCTTCCCATAATTTCAATGTATGACGAGACACATTCAACATGGAAGCCACCCTGGAAATCATCATTGTATTATTCATCTTCATCATTCCTCCCCGTTGATTTAATAAAGGTATTCCATGCCCATCTAACTATTTTCCTGCAAGATGACAAAGGTTCTTAAAATCAGTCAGAGATTCTCAGGAAATAGCGTTAATCTACAAAAGCGCTCGTTTGTTGTAATGTTTTGAAATGGATTATTCGCTTTTCTCGAATGATGACGTGATCTCATCTAGCAGGCTACTTTTGTCTGTTTTGATTCATTTCCAAGCACGAAAGAAAGCGTTATCATTATGAGGTATTATGGTAATATATAGTTAAAAAGAAATGGGGGAAGTTATGAATACGGTTGTTACACCTGTAAAACAGCCTAAGTTACAGAAGAGGAAGTGGCCGTATTACCTTACTGGAAGTATCTTATTACTAATGATTCTCGCTTTAGCCATCAGTTTTTGGTTTGTCCAGAGAACAGCTCCTGAAACGAATGGGGAAATCACTTTATCAGGCTTAAAAGGTTCTGTTTCCATTTATCGAGATCGTTCAGGTGTTCCTCATATTGAAGCCTCATCAACAAAGGATTTATTTATGGCTCAAGGATTTGTGACAGCTCAGGACCGCATGTTTCAAATGGACCTAAGTCGTCGTCAAGCTTCTGGAACACTAAGTGAAGTCATTGGTGAGTCAACGATCGACAATGACAAGTTTTTTCGTACGCTAGGCTTAAGAAGGGCTGCAGAAGATTCTTATACCGCCTACTCTGATGAGGCAAAGCAAATACTCAAGTGGTATGCAGATGGTGTCAACGCCTATATGACACAAGCAAAAGCGGAGAATTCACTCCCAATTGAATTTACACTTGCGGGATATGAACCAAATGCATGGACACCACTTGACTCTCTTACAATTGGAAAGTATATGGCGTTTGACTTAGGTGGCCATTGGGAAGGTCAAGCATTTCGCTACTACCTTCTTCAGAATTTCTCAGAAGAAGAAGCAATGGATTTGTTTCCGAGTTATCCTGATGAAGGGTCTACTGTTATTCAAGAAATTAAAGAAAGTCAGTTAGATATCTCAAAAAGTTTTGCTAAAGCGGTTATCCCAGATCCGTTTAACGGAAGTAATAATTGGGTCGTATCAGGCGAAAAAACCGCTTCAGGAAAGCCCCTACTAGCCAACGACCCGCATCTTGGCCTTGGTACGCCTCCTATCTGGTATGAAACACATTTAAATTCTCCAGATTATCAGGTTAGTGGCGTTATTTTTGCAGGCGTTCCTGGAATTATCGTGGGACGAAACGACTCGATCGCCTGGGGAGTTACAAATGTAGGACCAGATGTTCAGGATCTCTATATTGAAAAAAGAAACCCTGCTAATCCCAATGAATTTCAATATAACGATTCATGGGAGGAAGCAGAAGTTCTTGATGAAAGCATACCTGTAAAAGACAGTGAACCGATTCCCTACGAGGTTGTGATTACACGCCACGGTCCAATTCTTTCTGAATTTGCTTATGACGATCAACCAGATACAGCTTTATCCCTCAGGTGGACTGCACTAGATCCTTCAACCGAATTGGAAGCTGTTCTTAAGATCGATCAAGCGTCTAACTGGGAAGAATTTAAGGAAGCGCTCACTTCTTTTCATACGCCAGCTCAAAATTTTGTGTTTGCTTCCACTGACGGAACAATTGCTTACCGAGCAAATGGACTCATTCCAATTCGTAAAAATGGCGATAGCATGCTGCCAGTCCCCGGTTGGAACGCTGACTATGAATGGGAAGGTTATATTCCCTGGGAAGAACTTCCCACAATCGTAAATCCGGATGAAGGGTTCATTTCTACCGCAAATAATAAAATTACAACAGATGACTACCCCTATCACATCACCCATACGTGGGCTCAACCTTATCGTCAGGATCGTATTCGAGAAGTATTAATTGACGGAAATAACCTTGAGGCTCAAGATATGATGAACCTTCAAAATGATTACGTGAATTTACAGGGAAAGGAGCTCACTCCCCTATTAACAAAGGAACTTCACAGAGAAAACTTGACCTCAGTTGAAAAAGAAGCTCTCTCGCTCCTTCAAGAGTGGAACTATATCGATGGTAGAGATGAAGCCGCTCCCCTTCTCTTTCATCTATGGTTAGTGGAGATGGAAAAGGTGCTATTTGATGGAAAGATTGACAAAGAAATGATGCCCCTTTTTGATGGGAAGAGTCAAGTCATTGACCAGCTCATTAGACGTGCAGTGAATGGTGAAGCTGGACCTTGGATGGAGAAGTCTGGGGGATTTCAATCCGTAGTAACGAAATCCTATAAAGCTGCGGTTGACCGTGCCGTTTCATTACAAGGACAAACACCTAAAAAATGGGCTTGGGGGACGTTCCATTCCGTACCATTTGAACATCCTCTTGGTGCAATAAAACCTTTACATCTTCTCTTCAATCCAGAAGTGAACGCGATGGGCGGTAGCCGCGTAACAGTTGGTGCTGCAGGTTGGAATTCATCAACCGGTACGGTTAACCACGGAGCCCCCTGGCGAGGCGTCACGGATTTAGCCAATATGGAAACAAGCTATAACGTCATATCCCCTGGTCAATCTGGTTACGTATTTAGTGAATGGTACGACAATCAAATTGATTATTGGGTAAATGGACGTTACCACGAAACGAAGATGAGCGGCTATGAAGAAAATGCGAAGCATCTTATTCTGAAACCGTAACAAAAGGCTCTCTCAAACGAATGAGAGAGCCTTTTACTTGCTATTTTACGGATACTGTCCAATTTTGTGTATCTTCTAACTTCCCTGTTTGGATACCTGTAATGGTGTTATACAATTTCTGAGAAAGCTCTCCAATTTCATGATGATTAATAACCATTTTCTTACCTTGCCAGTTGAGTTCTCCTACTGGTGAAATGACGGCAGCCGTTCCAGTACCAAACGCTTCTTCAAGTTCACCTTTTTGCGACAGCTCATACAGTTCTTCAATAGATACCTTTCTTTCAGTGACTCTAATATCCCATTTCTTTAACAATTCAATAACGGACATTCTTGTAATGCCGTGGAGAATGCTACCGTTTAATTCTGGCGTAACAACTTCTCCATTAATCTTAAAGAAGATATTCATGCTCCCCACTTCTTCAATATAACGCTTTTCAACTCCGTCAAGCCAAAGAACATCTGCATTTCCGTCTTTATAGGCTTTTGCCTGCGCTTGATAAGCGGATGAATAGTTTCCGGCAGTTTTTGCCATTCCTGTTCCGCCTTTAACAGCTCTAGTGAATTTATCTTCTACGCTAATTTTCACTGGTGTTAAGCCACCAGAAAAATAGGAGCCAACAGGTGAAAGAATGATCATTAGTTTGTACGTATTTGAAGGAGCAACAGATAAATTTGGCTCCGTTGCAATAATATACGGGCGTACATAAAGCGATGTTCCCGGCGTCGATGGTACCCAATCTTGCTCAATGTGAATCAATTCTTTTAAGTAACCCATTACACGTTCTTCATCAATTGGAGGAATGCTCAATCGGTCGCTTGAAAGATTCAAGCGCTGCAGATTTTTCTCCGGTCTAAATAAAAGGATACGATCGTTAGAACGGTAGGCTTTTAAGCCTTCAAAAACCGTTTGACCGTAGTGAAAAATCATCGCAGCAGGATCAAGAGTAATAGGCTCATAAGGAATGATGCGTGGCTCAAACCACCCTTTATCGGTTTCATAATCCATTACAAACATATGGTCGGTAAACGTTCTTCCAAAAGGGATCTGATCCTTTTCAGGCTTCGCTTTTAAATTCGTACTTTTAACAATTTCTAAATCTGTACTCATGGCCAAGACTCCTTACTCATTTAAAATAATATTCATAACTTGTGCTCCTTCCACTTGAAGGCAGCTTACTATTTATCTATTGTACTGCCAAACTCTATTGAATTAAAGCTTTATAGTACAGAAAGATGAAAAAATTCAGTAAAAGATGTTTTTCTTCATTACTTTTTTATCTTTCATCGCATTTAGTAAATTCGACTGCTTCTCACAAAAAAAGATATTCTTTAATCTACTTTTTTGTAAACGATACCAAACAAACAATAGCACCATTTTAGTTTTCAAGACTTTGTCTTCTCGATTACGATTAGTGAATTTACTATTGCAACTGATGTCTTTTTCACGTAAATTAGTCAAGTATGTTTATTAGGAGGTCTCATCATGAATCAAACACAAAACACGCAGCGCGTACAAATGGTAACAGCAGATCCATCGGCTATTGGACTGTTTGGTCTTGCAATGGTTACGCTTGTGGCATCATCAGCTAAACTAGGTTGGACAGACGGCGTATCCTTCGTCCTACCATGGGCGATTTTTCTAGGAGGCATTGCTCAGCTTATTGCTAGTTTTCTCGATGCCAAACACAATAACACGTTTGGAACGACTGCCTTCGCAGCTTTTGGTCTATTTTGGCTAGGTGTCGGAACATCCTGGTTAATTCAATTCGGTGTTTTCGGCGATGCAGCAGCGGCAGCTGTTGATCCAAAACAATTAGGCATAGCATATGTCGGATATTTAATCTTCAGTGTCTTTATGACAGTGGGTGCGATGGAAACACATAAAGTTCTTTTCTTTATTTTTGTATTTATTGACTTCTTATTTATCGGACTTACATTTTCTACCTTAGGAATTTTCCCTGAAGGCATGCACTTCTTAGCCGCAATTGCTGAGTTCTGTATTGCAATCTTGAGTTTCTACGGTTCAGCTGCTAGCGTATTAAATACCCATTTCGGCAAGGTGACACTACCTGTCGGAAAGCCTTTTGGTATTTTCAAGCAGGCTTAATAAAGACAGATGAAAGTTAATTCTTTCATCTGTCTTTTTTGTATCACTATTTGCTTTTTGAACGAGCTTATTTTGCTAAAACCCATCTTTCAAACGCTTTCCAAGTAAATGAACATTCTCTTTGCCCTCTAATCATAAATCGTAATTCTTTCATCCCTGCAAACAATTTTCTTTGTTCCATTCTGCTTCACCATGACGAGTAAGATAAATTTTCAACATACTCCACTTTTAGTTTACAATAATATAATTATGTAAAAAATATTCTTTCTTGAAAATTATTTAGCGCATTTAGAAGTTTTTGTATTCGACGAATAAAAAAGAGGCAAAGGATCCAAGTCCCATGCCTCACCAGCTGTTCTTATTCATTTAACTGATTAATCTGATCAATGACATCATTAATCTCTGTTAAGGTTTGGAATGCATCCGTATTTTCAACCATCGAAGGATCCAAATTTCCATCTTCTATATTCTTTAAAAATTGATCAATTGTATTCATAGCTTTTTCATTTCGATCAACAATGTTTTGATGGAGTTCCGCTCCAACTTTCGGCGCTTCTAACTCGTTAAATTCCTGTATATCTTTCTTCATCTCTTCAAGTCGACTTTCAAATTCATTCAATGCCTGTTCATCATTAATCGCCTGTTTGGCTAAAGTAGGAGCTTCATTCGCAAAATCACTCGCCTCACTAGCGTATTCACGTGCCTCATCGACATAGTTTAGCGTACTGTTCACATCCTCGAGAAAAGAACAGCCTCCGAGAAATAAGATTGTCGTAACAAAAACGATCGCTATTTTCTTCATTTGTATTCCTCCCTTAATTTCCCGAACATATAATAGGCTCAAAACACATCTTTCATGCTTAGCTT
This genomic interval carries:
- a CDS encoding fructose bisphosphate aldolase, whose product is MNNSQFDKIKNGTGFIAALDQSGGSTPKALAEYGVPEDSYSNEEEMFDRVHQMRTRIITSPAFSGEKILGAILFEQTMDREIEGKYTADYLADKGIVPFLKVDKGLADQENGVQLMKPIHDLDETLGRASERKIFGTKMRSVIHEPNESSIKAVVEQQFDIGKRILGADLMPIIEPEVNIHSEDKEKSEEILREEILKQLNDLSEDQNVMLKLSIPTRANAYKQLIEHPRVLRVVALSGGYSREEANEKLKENDGLIASFSRALAADLNANQSDQEFNDALQSAVDSIYDASVNKK
- a CDS encoding helix-turn-helix domain-containing protein — translated: MYKLVVGDRDSQELIGLKWLISKYSFPITSVETVNQLTEVMMVLEKELPDILFIELDMIPRDKWNLMKTFIDRYTTEVIAVTAEPTFEKATEAIEIGALDLIVKPLSPLEIKTSLQKAFRNVADFKRREKGEKSHQTLWYKSLFIDDQLTYRAPVYLMKTEERSFLSELRQFIDQFNFSSTPLVFSTTDRIVLVFDQLIHEPIHQAQRFLREWEQMNGESIVIAVHQGMTDHSLHQIYMKLRKVMEISFFTGYQQVLHSNQDEEWHDIDPFLTLTEQRHWVYMLEESRIEELKNWMYEHFYGMESPYPEPGLLRTRLTSILAQIRRFMIRKGMTDNRSEALYKEVFESILYSPILYRIVQDLILFLTNLLHDSVDSRPALKRNVIEETLTYIDDHYHNPALTLNEVADHVLRNPAYLSHTLTQNYGQSFREILSSTRIYKAKELLTSTKESIQSIASHVGFKSPNYFSRVFKESTGKTPGEYRKEGM
- a CDS encoding MerR family transcriptional regulator yields the protein MNNTMMISRVASMLNVSRHTLKLWEEQFAPFLTIPRDENNARTYTIGDIEVLQLIKNMKESHAADEVIINTLELQGKEAEKTPPSEPIEQVDIQTSLSKIVSFVESEEVKKLLSMDETVKRLEKDIVHQVHEIVHEEIATASDAHASINQMELNAIGKKIDHLADVSVDEREFYQFEVTKERQIADEQMSAREERLMAVVQDRFRDESRAHDPKWGVTKIKNIFGFAK
- a CDS encoding penicillin acylase family protein translates to MNTVVTPVKQPKLQKRKWPYYLTGSILLLMILALAISFWFVQRTAPETNGEITLSGLKGSVSIYRDRSGVPHIEASSTKDLFMAQGFVTAQDRMFQMDLSRRQASGTLSEVIGESTIDNDKFFRTLGLRRAAEDSYTAYSDEAKQILKWYADGVNAYMTQAKAENSLPIEFTLAGYEPNAWTPLDSLTIGKYMAFDLGGHWEGQAFRYYLLQNFSEEEAMDLFPSYPDEGSTVIQEIKESQLDISKSFAKAVIPDPFNGSNNWVVSGEKTASGKPLLANDPHLGLGTPPIWYETHLNSPDYQVSGVIFAGVPGIIVGRNDSIAWGVTNVGPDVQDLYIEKRNPANPNEFQYNDSWEEAEVLDESIPVKDSEPIPYEVVITRHGPILSEFAYDDQPDTALSLRWTALDPSTELEAVLKIDQASNWEEFKEALTSFHTPAQNFVFASTDGTIAYRANGLIPIRKNGDSMLPVPGWNADYEWEGYIPWEELPTIVNPDEGFISTANNKITTDDYPYHITHTWAQPYRQDRIREVLIDGNNLEAQDMMNLQNDYVNLQGKELTPLLTKELHRENLTSVEKEALSLLQEWNYIDGRDEAAPLLFHLWLVEMEKVLFDGKIDKEMMPLFDGKSQVIDQLIRRAVNGEAGPWMEKSGGFQSVVTKSYKAAVDRAVSLQGQTPKKWAWGTFHSVPFEHPLGAIKPLHLLFNPEVNAMGGSRVTVGAAGWNSSTGTVNHGAPWRGVTDLANMETSYNVISPGQSGYVFSEWYDNQIDYWVNGRYHETKMSGYEENAKHLILKP
- a CDS encoding branched-chain amino acid aminotransferase — translated: MSTDLEIVKSTNLKAKPEKDQIPFGRTFTDHMFVMDYETDKGWFEPRIIPYEPITLDPAAMIFHYGQTVFEGLKAYRSNDRILLFRPEKNLQRLNLSSDRLSIPPIDEERVMGYLKELIHIEQDWVPSTPGTSLYVRPYIIATEPNLSVAPSNTYKLMIILSPVGSYFSGGLTPVKISVEDKFTRAVKGGTGMAKTAGNYSSAYQAQAKAYKDGNADVLWLDGVEKRYIEEVGSMNIFFKINGEVVTPELNGSILHGITRMSVIELLKKWDIRVTERKVSIEELYELSQKGELEEAFGTGTAAVISPVGELNWQGKKMVINHHEIGELSQKLYNTITGIQTGKLEDTQNWTVSVK
- a CDS encoding acetate uptake transporter, producing the protein MNQTQNTQRVQMVTADPSAIGLFGLAMVTLVASSAKLGWTDGVSFVLPWAIFLGGIAQLIASFLDAKHNNTFGTTAFAAFGLFWLGVGTSWLIQFGVFGDAAAAAVDPKQLGIAYVGYLIFSVFMTVGAMETHKVLFFIFVFIDFLFIGLTFSTLGIFPEGMHFLAAIAEFCIAILSFYGSAASVLNTHFGKVTLPVGKPFGIFKQA
- a CDS encoding DUF6376 family protein, whose protein sequence is MKKIAIVFVTTILFLGGCSFLEDVNSTLNYVDEAREYASEASDFANEAPTLAKQAINDEQALNEFESRLEEMKKDIQEFNELEAPKVGAELHQNIVDRNEKAMNTIDQFLKNIEDGNLDPSMVENTDAFQTLTEINDVIDQINQLNE